From the bacterium genome, one window contains:
- a CDS encoding tetratricopeptide repeat protein encodes MIRRFFPIDLPPAERPPQERWRRPLLAAFCLAFLTILLYWPAVDFRLLAFDDPYYTQNDLVQGGWNRANIQRVFLELPEENLYIPLSQLSYMIDVELFGNAPRGFHLTNILLHSANMAILFLLLWRMTGSLWKSALVAAIVSFHPLRVESVAWVTERKGVLSFFFLLLTMACHLRYARTGRWIWYGAALLCALFGMLAKPMLVTLPILLLLLDFWPLGRFRGEHGESVSFGLGKRVLPLIAEKVPFAALSILMSLVTLRLQWKASLHPDVSILSRLEHSFSSFFIYLFQTAWPVDLVFRYYQAPWDRFTGTFLPAAAALAIVTAAIVRHASSRPYLLFGWLWYLCSLFPVSGIVPTGVQWISDRFTYVPHVGLAVAFVWLGADLFSRLSRRLLVGLAALLLVPLVLLSHLQLPYWKDGAALFGKGVVANARDPRYIAQYAAEMTELGRLSDARKQLEGVLPFAYDPHFGANIQTEYLLLLERMGERGSAIEQARIFLRGSPKAWRTRLYLADYLLAETRFAEAAAEYRQVAGEGGIPMYDRGYAFEGMGISSMRLGEGDAALRSFKEGLRVNPGSVSLRYNLARVLAARGETGAARETYEEALRIAPGNVRIRLSLAESLMRDGAAGDAARQFEEVARIAPGMAEGFYARGRVLEAAGMMAEARLFYGNAMRAPALLPDTADAVRLRMETHR; translated from the coding sequence GTGATCCGCCGTTTCTTCCCGATCGATCTCCCGCCGGCGGAGAGGCCCCCCCAAGAAAGGTGGCGCCGACCGCTCCTCGCCGCCTTCTGCCTGGCGTTCCTTACGATCCTCCTGTACTGGCCGGCGGTCGATTTCCGCTTGCTCGCATTCGACGACCCGTACTACACCCAGAACGACCTCGTCCAGGGGGGGTGGAACCGGGCGAACATCCAGCGCGTCTTCCTCGAATTGCCGGAAGAGAACCTGTACATCCCGCTGTCGCAGCTCTCCTACATGATCGACGTGGAACTGTTCGGGAACGCTCCCCGCGGGTTTCACCTCACCAATATCCTTCTTCATTCCGCCAACATGGCAATCCTGTTCCTGCTCCTCTGGAGAATGACGGGATCCCTCTGGAAAAGCGCCCTTGTCGCCGCCATCGTTTCGTTCCACCCCTTGCGGGTGGAGTCGGTCGCCTGGGTGACGGAACGGAAGGGCGTGCTCTCCTTCTTCTTTCTTCTCCTGACGATGGCCTGTCACCTCCGGTACGCGAGGACGGGAAGATGGATTTGGTACGGAGCGGCACTCCTCTGCGCCCTGTTCGGGATGCTCGCCAAGCCGATGCTGGTCACCCTTCCGATCCTACTCCTTCTCCTCGACTTCTGGCCGTTGGGGCGCTTTCGCGGGGAGCATGGCGAATCCGTTTCCTTTGGCCTCGGGAAAAGGGTCCTCCCGCTGATCGCGGAGAAGGTCCCCTTCGCCGCCCTGTCGATCCTGATGTCCCTCGTGACCCTTCGCCTTCAGTGGAAGGCGTCGCTTCATCCGGACGTGTCGATCCTTTCCCGGCTGGAGCATTCCTTTTCGTCCTTCTTCATCTACCTGTTCCAGACCGCGTGGCCGGTGGACCTGGTCTTCCGGTATTATCAGGCACCCTGGGACCGGTTTACCGGCACGTTCCTTCCCGCCGCCGCGGCACTTGCAATCGTCACCGCGGCTATCGTCCGACACGCATCCTCGAGGCCGTACCTCCTGTTCGGGTGGTTGTGGTACCTGTGTTCCCTTTTTCCCGTGAGCGGGATTGTTCCGACGGGCGTCCAATGGATCTCCGACCGGTTCACGTATGTTCCCCACGTCGGCCTCGCGGTCGCCTTCGTCTGGCTGGGGGCGGATTTATTTTCCCGACTGTCCCGTCGCCTTCTCGTCGGCCTCGCCGCGCTTCTCCTGGTGCCGCTCGTGCTTCTTTCCCACCTCCAGCTTCCGTACTGGAAGGACGGCGCGGCGCTGTTCGGCAAGGGAGTCGTCGCGAACGCACGGGATCCGAGATACATCGCTCAATATGCCGCGGAGATGACGGAACTGGGCCGCCTTTCCGATGCGCGAAAACAGTTGGAGGGGGTGCTGCCCTTCGCGTACGATCCGCATTTCGGCGCCAATATACAGACCGAGTACCTGTTGTTGCTGGAGAGGATGGGGGAGCGCGGGAGCGCCATCGAGCAGGCGCGCATCTTCCTTCGGGGCTCCCCCAAGGCATGGAGGACGCGTCTTTACCTGGCGGATTACCTGCTGGCGGAGACGAGATTCGCGGAGGCGGCGGCGGAGTATCGCCAGGTGGCGGGTGAAGGAGGGATCCCCATGTACGATCGGGGATATGCGTTCGAAGGGATGGGGATCTCCTCGATGCGCCTGGGGGAGGGTGACGCGGCGTTGCGGTCGTTCAAAGAGGGTTTGCGCGTCAACCCCGGCAGCGTTTCCCTTCGCTACAACCTGGCGCGCGTGCTCGCCGCAAGAGGAGAAACCGGCGCTGCGCGGGAAACCTACGAAGAGGCGTTGAGGATCGCGCCGGGGAACGTGAGAATACGCCTGTCGTTGGCGGAGTCGCTGATGCGGGATGGCGCGGCCGGGGATGCCGCCCGGCAATTCGAGGAAGTGGCGCGAATCGCTCCGGGGATGGCGGAAGGATTCTACGCGAGGGGGCGTGTCCTGGAGGCGGCCGGCATGATGGCGGAGGCCAGGTTGTTCTACGGGAACGCCATGCGCGCGCCTGCGCTCCTCCCCGACACGGCGGATGCCGTCCGGCTGCGGATGGAGACGCACCGGTGA
- a CDS encoding radical SAM protein gives MNDLRLAQRAFRAGRAKPEFPYKLTFAVTERCNLRCGMCRIWESGGAEMPLPEVLEFFSRSGRFSWIDVTGGEIFLREDIIDVFRVILDQCRDLALLHFPTNGYLVDRIVDVTRELIRRKAPRLMITVSIDGPPEIHDAMRGREGSFDRAVETYARLRELPGCKPVLGMTLSGENMRAAEETLAAVRRRVPRVAADDLHVNLPNRSGHYYHNESDPHPAPEAMASALRGIRKRRGIPSNPSDVVERRLLSLGERYLRTGACPISCKALSASCFVNASGVVFPCVTWGRPIGALGDFGHDLEALWNSVAAVAAREEIAAGRCPQCWTACEAVPSLAARWGTLRL, from the coding sequence GTGAACGATCTGCGCCTTGCCCAACGGGCGTTCCGTGCGGGCAGGGCGAAGCCGGAGTTCCCTTACAAGCTTACCTTTGCCGTAACGGAAAGATGCAATCTCCGTTGCGGGATGTGCCGCATCTGGGAATCCGGCGGGGCGGAAATGCCGCTCCCGGAGGTCCTGGAATTTTTCTCCCGTTCCGGTCGTTTCTCCTGGATCGACGTCACGGGAGGCGAAATATTTCTTCGGGAGGACATCATCGATGTCTTCCGGGTGATCCTGGACCAATGTCGGGACCTGGCTCTCCTTCATTTCCCGACGAACGGCTATCTTGTCGACCGGATCGTGGACGTGACAAGGGAACTGATCCGGAGGAAGGCCCCCCGTTTGATGATCACCGTCAGCATCGACGGTCCCCCGGAGATCCACGATGCGATGCGGGGGAGGGAAGGCAGTTTCGACCGCGCGGTGGAAACGTATGCGCGCCTGAGGGAACTGCCCGGCTGCAAACCGGTCCTTGGGATGACGCTTTCCGGTGAAAACATGCGGGCTGCAGAAGAAACGCTGGCGGCGGTCCGCCGTCGAGTCCCCCGCGTGGCCGCGGACGACCTGCACGTGAATCTCCCGAACCGGTCCGGCCACTACTATCACAATGAGAGCGATCCGCATCCGGCGCCGGAAGCGATGGCGAGCGCGCTCCGCGGCATCCGCAAGCGCAGGGGAATCCCTTCGAATCCATCGGATGTCGTGGAACGGCGGTTGCTCTCCCTGGGGGAGCGGTACCTCCGCACCGGCGCCTGCCCGATCTCCTGCAAGGCGCTGTCGGCGAGTTGTTTCGTAAACGCAAGCGGCGTCGTGTTCCCTTGCGTCACCTGGGGGCGGCCGATCGGCGCACTGGGAGATTTCGGGCACGACCTCGAAGCGTTGTGGAACTCCGTCGCCGCCGTTGCGGCCCGGGAAGAGATCGCGGCGGGTCGCTGCCCGCAATGCTGGACCGCTTGCGAGGCGGTTCCCTCTCTTGCCGCCCGGTGGGGTACCTTGCGTTTATGA
- a CDS encoding tetratricopeptide repeat protein, giving the protein MIRRFFPSGFPPAEPVPKGSWRPALLAAFGLAALMVFLYLPAVDFRLLSFDDYYYTQNDLVRGGLNGANIVRIFTELPEEDLFTPLTQLSYMADVELFGNRSRGFHLTSILLHAVAMGLLLLVLWRMTGRLGESALAAALVAFHPLRVESVAWVTERKDVLSVLFLLLTLSCHLRYARTRKWGWYGAALLCFLLGLLAKPMLVTVPFLLLLADFWPLGRFRADAGAGGNPSAGRRFLTLAAEKVPFLALSLFVSLATLHLQQEKALVRAISLVSRVEHSLSAYFAYLYQTVWPVDLVFRYFQTPWDQFSGTLLPAAAGLLILTALVARFSATRPYLAFGWCWYLVSLFPVSGIMPAGIQWISDRFTYVPHIGLAVAFAWLAGGVSPRRSRPVLLALAVLLLLPLGVRSRSQLYSWKDGATLFGRGIAANAQDPRYLNQYAAGLIELGDLAGAREQLDRVRRFAADPAIGPNIQVNTLSLLDKSGDRRGAIEQARAYLREDPGFWRTRLHLADDLIAEGRFAEAAAEYRQVLEVPTLSLRERRFASEELGFALFNLGKEEEALSLYLEALRGNPLGSSLHYRLGLLLARRGKPEEAMAHYGLALKINPEGLRPRIGIAELLLVQGNVATAVRQFEEVARRAPGKAENLYARGRVLDAAGMKARARSLYESALDAPALLPETPVAVRRRLGEHP; this is encoded by the coding sequence ATGATCCGGCGGTTCTTTCCCTCCGGCTTCCCGCCGGCGGAGCCCGTCCCGAAGGGTTCGTGGCGCCCCGCCCTCCTTGCGGCCTTCGGCCTTGCGGCCCTGATGGTTTTCCTGTATCTCCCGGCCGTCGATTTTCGGCTGCTTTCGTTCGACGACTACTACTACACCCAGAACGACCTTGTCCGGGGCGGCCTGAACGGCGCGAACATCGTCCGGATCTTCACCGAACTGCCGGAAGAGGACCTGTTCACCCCCCTGACCCAGCTTTCCTACATGGCGGACGTGGAACTGTTCGGGAACCGCTCCCGGGGGTTCCACCTCACGAGCATCCTTCTTCATGCCGTGGCCATGGGGCTCCTGCTGCTGGTCTTGTGGAGGATGACGGGAAGGCTCGGTGAAAGCGCTCTTGCGGCCGCGCTGGTGGCGTTCCACCCCCTGCGCGTGGAATCCGTGGCGTGGGTCACGGAGCGCAAGGACGTCCTCTCGGTCCTCTTCCTTCTCCTGACGCTTTCCTGCCACCTCCGGTACGCCCGCACGCGGAAGTGGGGATGGTACGGGGCGGCGCTCCTCTGCTTCCTGCTCGGCCTGCTGGCCAAGCCGATGCTGGTCACCGTGCCGTTCCTGCTGCTGCTGGCGGACTTCTGGCCGCTGGGCCGGTTCCGCGCGGATGCGGGGGCAGGCGGGAATCCCTCCGCCGGGAGGAGGTTCCTGACGCTTGCGGCGGAAAAGGTTCCGTTCCTCGCGTTGTCCCTGTTCGTGTCCCTGGCCACCCTCCACCTCCAGCAGGAAAAGGCGCTTGTTCGGGCCATCTCCCTGGTTTCCCGAGTGGAACATTCCTTATCCGCCTACTTCGCGTACCTGTACCAGACGGTCTGGCCCGTGGACCTCGTGTTCCGGTATTTCCAGACGCCTTGGGATCAGTTTTCGGGCACCCTGCTGCCGGCGGCGGCGGGGCTGTTGATCCTCACCGCGCTCGTCGCCCGCTTCTCCGCCACGCGTCCCTACCTTGCCTTCGGATGGTGCTGGTACCTGGTTTCCCTCTTTCCCGTCAGCGGGATCATGCCGGCGGGCATTCAATGGATTTCCGACCGGTTCACCTACGTTCCCCACATCGGGCTCGCGGTGGCGTTCGCCTGGCTTGCGGGCGGGGTTTCGCCGCGCCGATCCCGTCCGGTCCTCCTCGCGCTCGCGGTGCTGCTCCTTTTGCCGCTGGGGGTCCGGTCCCGCTCCCAGCTCTATTCCTGGAAGGACGGGGCGACGCTGTTCGGCCGGGGGATCGCCGCCAACGCGCAGGACCCGAGGTATCTCAACCAGTACGCCGCCGGACTGATCGAACTTGGGGACCTGGCGGGCGCAAGGGAGCAGCTCGACCGGGTCCGTCGGTTTGCCGCCGATCCCGCGATCGGCCCGAACATCCAGGTCAACACGCTTTCGCTCCTCGATAAATCGGGGGACCGTCGAGGTGCCATCGAGCAGGCGCGGGCGTATCTGCGGGAGGACCCCGGGTTCTGGAGGACCCGCCTCCATTTGGCCGACGACCTGATCGCCGAGGGGCGGTTCGCCGAGGCGGCGGCGGAGTACCGCCAGGTGCTGGAAGTGCCGACGTTGAGCCTGCGCGAACGGAGATTCGCGTCGGAGGAGCTCGGGTTCGCACTCTTCAACCTGGGGAAGGAGGAAGAGGCGCTGTCCCTCTACCTCGAGGCGCTCCGGGGAAACCCCTTGGGCTCGTCGCTCCATTACCGGCTGGGGCTCCTGCTCGCCCGCAGGGGCAAACCGGAAGAGGCGATGGCCCATTACGGGCTTGCGCTGAAGATCAACCCGGAGGGGTTGAGACCCCGGATAGGCATTGCCGAACTTCTTCTCGTCCAGGGCAACGTCGCCACGGCGGTCCGTCAATTCGAGGAGGTGGCCCGGAGGGCGCCCGGCAAGGCGGAAAATCTCTACGCAAGAGGCCGCGTTCTGGACGCCGCGGGGATGAAAGCCCGGGCCCGCTCGCTGTACGAGAGCGCCCTGGATGCGCCGGCGCTCCTCCCCGAAACCCCCGTTGCAGTGCGCCGACGGCTGGGTGAGCACCCGTGA
- a CDS encoding tetratricopeptide repeat protein, with protein MIRRFFPSGFPPAEPVPKGSWRPALLAAFGLAALMVLLYLPAVDFRLLSFDDYYYTQNDLVRGGLNGANIVRIFTELPEEDLFTPLTQLSYMADVELFGNRSRGFHLTSILLHAVAMGLLLLVLWRMTGRLGESALAAALVAFHPLRVESVAWVTERKDVLSVLFLLLTLSCHLRYARTRKWGWYGAALLCFLLGLLAKPMLVTVPFLLLLADFWPLGRFRADAGAGGNPSAGRRFLTLAAEKVPFLALSLFVSLATLHLQQEKALVRAISLVSRVEHSLSAYFAYLYQTVWPVDLVFRYFQTPWDQFSGTLLPAAAGLLILTALVARFSATRPYLAFGWCWYLVSLFPVSGIMPAGIQWISDRFTYVPHIGLAVAFAWLAGGVSPRRSRPVLLALAVLLLLPLGVRSRSQLYSWKDGATLFGRGVAANAQDPRYLNQYIEELVEVGDLPRAREQMERARRFVMDPWYGAPLQITHLSLLDKSGDRRGAIEQARAYLREDPRFFRTRVSLADRLLSEGRFAEAAAEYRQVLEVPTLSPRDRRFVSEELGFALFNLGKEEEALSLYLAALRGNPLGSSLHYRLGLLLARRGKPEEAMAHYGLALKINPEGLRPRIGIADLLLAQGNVTTAVLQYEEVARRAPGKAESLYARGRILEAAGMKIRARSLYESALQVPAVHPETVDAVRRRLAEGMTP; from the coding sequence GTGATCCGGCGGTTCTTCCCCTCCGGCTTCCCGCCGGCGGAGCCCGTCCCGAAGGGTTCGTGGCGCCCCGCCCTCCTTGCGGCCTTCGGCCTTGCGGCCCTGATGGTTCTCCTGTATCTCCCGGCCGTCGATTTTCGGCTGCTCTCGTTCGACGACTACTACTACACCCAGAACGACCTCGTCCGGGGCGGCCTGAACGGCGCGAACATCGTCCGGATCTTCACCGAACTGCCGGAAGAGGACCTGTTCACCCCCCTGACCCAGCTTTCCTACATGGCGGACGTGGAACTGTTCGGGAACCGCTCCCGGGGGTTCCACCTCACGAGCATCCTTCTTCATGCCGTGGCCATGGGGCTCCTGCTGCTGGTCTTGTGGAGGATGACGGGAAGGCTCGGTGAAAGCGCTCTTGCGGCCGCGCTGGTGGCGTTCCACCCCCTGCGCGTGGAATCCGTGGCGTGGGTCACGGAGCGCAAGGACGTCCTCTCGGTCCTCTTCCTTCTCCTGACGCTTTCCTGCCACCTCCGGTACGCCCGCACGCGGAAGTGGGGATGGTACGGGGCGGCGCTCCTCTGCTTCCTGCTCGGCCTGCTGGCCAAGCCGATGCTGGTCACCGTGCCGTTCCTGCTGCTGCTGGCGGACTTCTGGCCGCTGGGCCGGTTCCGCGCGGATGCGGGGGCAGGCGGGAATCCCTCCGCCGGGAGGAGGTTCCTGACGCTTGCGGCGGAAAAGGTTCCGTTCCTCGCGTTGTCCCTGTTCGTGTCCCTGGCCACCCTCCACCTCCAGCAGGAAAAGGCGCTTGTTCGGGCCATCTCCCTGGTTTCCCGAGTGGAACATTCCTTATCCGCCTACTTCGCGTACCTGTACCAGACGGTCTGGCCCGTGGACCTCGTGTTCCGGTATTTCCAGACGCCTTGGGATCAGTTTTCGGGCACCCTGCTGCCGGCGGCGGCGGGGCTGTTGATCCTCACCGCGCTCGTCGCCCGCTTCTCCGCCACGCGTCCCTACCTTGCCTTCGGATGGTGCTGGTACCTGGTTTCCCTCTTTCCCGTCAGCGGGATCATGCCGGCGGGCATTCAATGGATTTCCGACCGGTTCACCTACGTTCCCCACATCGGGCTCGCGGTGGCGTTCGCCTGGCTTGCGGGCGGGGTTTCGCCGCGCCGATCCCGTCCGGTCCTCCTCGCGCTGGCGGTGCTGCTCCTTTTGCCGCTGGGGGTCCGGTCCCGCTCCCAGCTCTATTCCTGGAAGGACGGGGCGACGCTGTTCGGCCGGGGGGTCGCCGCCAACGCGCAGGACCCGAGGTATCTCAACCAGTACATCGAGGAGTTGGTGGAAGTCGGCGATTTGCCCCGGGCCAGGGAGCAGATGGAGCGGGCCCGCCGTTTCGTCATGGACCCATGGTATGGCGCACCTCTGCAGATCACCCACCTGTCGCTCCTCGATAAATCGGGGGACCGTCGGGGCGCCATCGAGCAGGCGCGAGCGTATCTGCGGGAGGACCCCAGGTTTTTCAGGACGCGCGTATCGCTGGCCGACCGCCTTCTGTCCGAGGGGCGGTTCGCCGAGGCGGCGGCGGAGTACCGCCAGGTCCTGGAAGTGCCGACGTTGAGCCCGCGCGACCGGAGATTCGTGTCGGAGGAGCTCGGGTTCGCACTCTTCAACCTGGGGAAGGAGGAAGAGGCGCTGTCCCTCTACCTTGCGGCGCTCCGGGGAAACCCCTTGGGCTCGTCGCTCCATTACCGGCTGGGGCTCCTGCTCGCCCGCAGGGGCAAACCGGAAGAGGCGATGGCCCATTACGGGCTTGCGCTGAAGATCAATCCGGAGGGGTTGCGACCCCGGATAGGCATCGCCGATCTTCTTCTCGCTCAGGGCAACGTCACCACGGCGGTCCTTCAATACGAGGAGGTGGCCCGGAGGGCGCCCGGCAAGGCGGAAAGTCTCTACGCGAGAGGCCGCATCCTGGAGGCCGCGGGGATGAAGATCCGGGCCCGCTCGCTGTACGAGAGCGCCCTCCAGGTGCCCGCGGTCCACCCGGAAACGGTCGATGCCGTCCGGCGGCGGCTGGCGGAAGGGATGACGCCTTGA
- a CDS encoding glycosyltransferase family 9 protein, translating into MALSGKDAYLRLERIVDRYLGPPLVALLSLFPPLHRRGKLPAEPRKILLVKLHGIGNIVLLLPVLRQLRQRFPNTEIDFLSFRSNSEILEGTEEIAQCHFLDRGSPWGLVRSMVHAFPRLRRRAYDMVIDFDQFAHFSAIATLLTGAARRIGFRNPTLHRHLAYTDPVVYLDMGHVSRTFARLAVSADAPMDSGISRRISLKEVHRVERSAFLKDAGIAPGTNLVVLHPGSSMNLTLRRWPADRFALLGDMLAEELGCCIVVSGGQEESLLVDSVRRMMRHPAASSAGKLSVRGFAALCEGARLVVSNDTAAVHIASAMGTPVVGLYGPNTPFLYGPLGREDMVFYHELPCSPCLCNLTSKMSGCLRARCMEAITVEAVFEGIRRRFETNIQEPFVVGYRSL; encoded by the coding sequence TTGGCGTTATCGGGAAAGGATGCATACCTCCGCCTCGAGCGGATCGTGGATCGATACCTCGGACCTCCCCTGGTGGCGCTCCTTTCCCTTTTTCCCCCGTTGCATCGGCGCGGAAAGCTTCCAGCGGAGCCCCGGAAAATCCTTCTCGTGAAACTCCATGGCATCGGAAACATCGTTCTCCTCCTTCCCGTCCTGAGGCAGCTGCGGCAGCGGTTCCCGAATACCGAAATTGATTTCCTCTCGTTCCGGAGCAATTCGGAGATCCTCGAAGGAACGGAGGAGATCGCGCAGTGTCATTTCCTGGACCGTGGTTCCCCGTGGGGGCTGGTCCGTTCGATGGTCCATGCTTTTCCCCGCCTCCGGCGGCGCGCCTACGACATGGTTATCGATTTCGACCAGTTCGCGCATTTTTCCGCGATCGCGACCCTGCTGACAGGCGCTGCGCGAAGGATCGGTTTCCGGAATCCGACCCTCCATCGACATCTGGCCTACACCGATCCGGTGGTCTACCTCGACATGGGGCATGTCTCCCGGACCTTCGCACGTCTGGCCGTTTCGGCGGACGCCCCGATGGACTCCGGCATCTCCCGGCGGATCTCGCTGAAGGAGGTACACCGGGTCGAACGATCGGCGTTCCTGAAGGATGCCGGAATCGCACCCGGGACAAACCTGGTCGTCCTCCATCCGGGCAGCAGCATGAACCTTACCCTTCGTCGATGGCCTGCGGACCGGTTTGCGCTCCTCGGAGACATGCTCGCAGAGGAACTCGGGTGCTGCATCGTCGTTTCCGGCGGACAGGAGGAGAGTCTTCTTGTGGATTCGGTGCGACGGATGATGAGGCACCCGGCCGCGAGCTCTGCCGGGAAGCTTTCCGTTCGGGGATTCGCGGCGCTGTGCGAGGGGGCACGGCTCGTGGTTTCGAACGATACCGCCGCGGTTCATATCGCCTCCGCGATGGGGACCCCGGTCGTGGGATTGTACGGGCCGAACACTCCCTTCCTGTACGGTCCCCTCGGGAGAGAGGACATGGTGTTTTATCACGAGCTTCCCTGCAGTCCCTGCCTGTGCAACCTGACATCCAAGATGTCAGGCTGCCTCCGTGCGCGCTGCATGGAGGCGATCACCGTCGAGGCGGTCTTTGAGGGGATCCGCCGCCGCTTCGAAACGAATATTCAGGAACCGTTCGTCGTCGGGTACCGTAGCCTGTGA